One Caulobacter segnis genomic window carries:
- a CDS encoding serine hydrolase domain-containing protein, with the protein MKALAFAAVLILAPLSTAHAASDLPVSTPAAEGLSAARLEAMSAAIKAGQFQQITSVLIARHGKLAFEAYYDKDGPEARRNTRSTTKTVTAMLAGAAIARGALPGVQAPIKAWLKDRPPAANSDPRKDKVTVEDLLTMSSIAECDDDNQFSRGNEERMYLIEDWVGFYLDLPVRGFPEWSPRPEASPYGRSFSYCTAGVVTLGQVVQNAVGEPLPAFADKVLFKPLGIEAPRWQMSPLGLAMGGGGLGLRSRDLLKLGQLYANGGQWDGKAVLPADFVKTSVTPHANARQDTDYGYLIWLQSFSGHKAWVMSGSGGQKVAIIPDLDLVAVITTTNFGVRQPHAISEKLLAEHILAAVEK; encoded by the coding sequence TTGAAAGCCCTCGCATTCGCCGCCGTCCTGATCCTCGCCCCGCTCAGCACGGCCCACGCCGCGTCCGACCTGCCGGTCTCGACGCCCGCCGCCGAAGGTCTCTCGGCCGCCAGGCTCGAGGCCATGTCCGCCGCGATCAAGGCCGGCCAGTTCCAGCAGATCACCAGCGTCCTGATCGCCCGCCACGGCAAGCTGGCGTTCGAGGCCTACTACGACAAGGACGGTCCCGAGGCGCGCCGCAACACCCGCTCCACGACCAAGACCGTCACCGCCATGCTGGCCGGCGCAGCGATCGCGCGCGGCGCCCTGCCCGGCGTCCAGGCGCCGATCAAGGCCTGGCTCAAGGACCGGCCGCCGGCCGCCAATTCCGATCCCCGCAAGGACAAGGTCACGGTGGAGGACCTGCTGACCATGAGCTCGATCGCCGAGTGCGACGACGACAACCAGTTCTCGCGCGGCAACGAGGAGCGCATGTACCTGATCGAGGACTGGGTCGGTTTCTACCTTGACCTGCCCGTGCGCGGCTTCCCCGAATGGAGCCCGCGCCCCGAGGCCTCGCCGTACGGCCGCAGCTTCAGCTACTGCACCGCCGGGGTCGTAACCCTCGGCCAGGTCGTCCAGAACGCGGTCGGCGAGCCCCTGCCCGCCTTCGCCGACAAGGTCCTGTTCAAGCCGCTCGGCATCGAGGCTCCGCGCTGGCAGATGTCGCCGCTGGGCCTGGCCATGGGCGGCGGCGGCCTGGGCCTGCGCAGCCGCGACCTGCTGAAGCTGGGCCAGCTCTACGCCAATGGCGGCCAGTGGGACGGCAAGGCCGTGCTGCCCGCCGATTTCGTGAAGACATCGGTCACACCGCACGCCAATGCGCGCCAGGACACCGACTACGGCTATCTGATCTGGCTGCAGTCCTTCAGCGGTCACAAGGCCTGGGTGATGAGCGGCTCGGGCGGCCAGAAGGTCGCGATCATCCCGGACCTGGATCTGGTGGCGGTGATCACCACCACCAATTTCGGCGTCCGCCAGCCGCACGCGATCTCGGAGAAACTGCTGGCCGAGCACATCCTGGCGGCGGTCGAGAAGTGA
- a CDS encoding helix-turn-helix domain-containing protein has product MAAPGTAFSQGRFYGAPTVERRLPGVRLAHLAATQSAEHVHEHSHDDAHFVLATHGRYLTTAAGPETEGPVLVFNPPGVVHRDRFVEAGGYFLAVSFEAADWRTLAEAGRGAAIDALRLTGPAARRAALRLTRSLLARDAEPLSLQTLSLELAAETLSPTHDGNRRPPWLDRVETYLNDAFDQPIGVADLARAAGVHPVHLARGYRRWIGATPGDRLRARRLERAADLLMRGRAPIGEIALASGFCDQSHLNRQFVRAYGVTPGEFARLCGRRPDVASVQDAIAGAA; this is encoded by the coding sequence ATGGCCGCGCCAGGGACCGCCTTCAGCCAAGGTCGGTTCTATGGCGCGCCCACCGTGGAGCGTCGCCTGCCGGGGGTGCGTCTCGCGCACCTGGCGGCCACCCAGAGCGCCGAGCACGTCCACGAACACAGCCACGACGACGCCCATTTCGTCCTGGCCACCCACGGCCGCTACCTGACCACCGCCGCCGGTCCCGAGACCGAGGGTCCAGTGCTGGTGTTCAACCCGCCCGGCGTCGTGCATCGCGACCGCTTCGTCGAGGCCGGCGGCTACTTCCTGGCCGTCAGCTTCGAGGCCGCCGACTGGCGGACCCTGGCCGAAGCCGGACGCGGCGCGGCGATCGACGCCCTGCGACTGACCGGCCCGGCCGCCCGCCGCGCCGCCCTGCGCCTGACCCGCTCGCTGCTGGCCCGCGACGCCGAACCGCTGTCGCTGCAGACGCTGAGCCTGGAGCTGGCCGCCGAGACCCTGTCGCCGACGCATGACGGCAACAGGCGGCCGCCCTGGCTGGACCGGGTCGAAACCTATCTGAACGACGCCTTCGACCAGCCGATCGGCGTCGCCGACCTGGCCCGCGCGGCCGGCGTGCATCCCGTCCATCTGGCGCGGGGCTATCGCCGTTGGATCGGCGCGACGCCGGGCGACCGCCTGCGCGCCCGCCGGCTGGAGCGCGCCGCCGACCTGCTGATGCGCGGCCGCGCCCCGATCGGCGAGATCGCCCTGGCCTCCGGCTTCTGCGACCAGAGCCATCTCAATCGCCAGTTCGTCCGCGCCTATGGCGTCACCCCCGGCGAGTTCGCGCGGCTGTGCGGCCGCCGGCCGGATGTTGCAAGCGTCCAAGACGCGATCGCCGGCGCGGCCTAG
- the hemB gene encoding porphobilinogen synthase translates to MTVPPLAPYPATRLRRVRQADWTRRLVRESEVRPSDLIWSMVVHEGEGTIPVASMPGVERLSVKEAAKAAVRARDLGIPAIAIFPHIDGSRKDATGSIAADPDGVIPRAVKAMKDAAPEVGIMCDVALDPFTDHGHDGVIEGGKILNDPTIERLIEQGLMQAEAGADILAPSDMMDGRIGKLRAALEGANFQDVMIMSYAAKYASAFYGPYRDAIGSAKLAGGQGDKKTYQMDPANTEEAIREVALDIAEGADMVMVKPGMPYLDIVRRLVDEFRMPTYAFQVSGEYAMIMAAAQNGWIDHDRAVLESLTAFKRAGAAGIITYFAPWAAEKLG, encoded by the coding sequence ATGACCGTCCCGCCGCTCGCCCCCTATCCCGCCACCCGCCTGCGCCGCGTGCGCCAGGCCGACTGGACCCGCCGCCTCGTCCGCGAGAGCGAGGTCCGACCGTCCGACCTGATCTGGTCGATGGTCGTGCACGAGGGCGAAGGCACGATCCCGGTCGCCTCAATGCCGGGCGTCGAGCGCCTGTCGGTCAAGGAGGCCGCCAAGGCCGCCGTCCGGGCGCGCGACCTGGGGATTCCGGCCATCGCCATCTTCCCGCACATCGACGGGTCGCGGAAGGACGCGACCGGCTCGATCGCCGCAGATCCGGACGGTGTCATCCCCCGCGCTGTCAAGGCCATGAAGGACGCCGCCCCCGAGGTCGGCATCATGTGCGACGTGGCGCTGGATCCCTTCACCGACCACGGCCACGACGGCGTGATCGAGGGCGGCAAGATCCTCAACGACCCCACGATCGAGCGCCTGATCGAACAGGGCCTGATGCAGGCCGAGGCCGGCGCCGACATCCTGGCTCCGTCCGACATGATGGACGGCCGCATCGGCAAGCTGCGCGCGGCGCTGGAAGGCGCGAACTTCCAGGACGTGATGATCATGTCCTACGCGGCCAAGTACGCCTCGGCCTTCTACGGCCCGTACCGCGACGCCATCGGCTCGGCCAAGCTGGCCGGCGGCCAAGGCGACAAGAAGACCTACCAGATGGACCCGGCCAACACCGAGGAGGCCATCCGCGAGGTCGCGCTCGACATCGCCGAGGGCGCCGACATGGTCATGGTCAAGCCGGGCATGCCGTATCTGGACATCGTCCGCCGCCTGGTCGACGAATTCCGCATGCCGACCTACGCCTTCCAGGTCTCGGGCGAGTACGCGATGATCATGGCCGCCGCCCAGAACGGCTGGATCGACCACGACCGCGCCGTCCTGGAAAGCCTGACCGCCTTCAAGCGCGCCGGCGCGGCGGGGATCATCACCTACTTCGCCCCCTGGGCCGCCGAGAAGCTGGGCTAG
- a CDS encoding flavin-containing monooxygenase: protein MSEAATLPKTAPGAATQHFDVIIVGAGISGVGGAYHLTTQRPGTRFVVLEALEDFGGTWLTHTYPGIRSDSDLYTFGYRFKPWVGPPIATAAEILDYMGEVIAENDLARHIRYRRRITAARWSSRDKLWTLDVSGPDGVETYTTNFLWMCQGYYRHGLGHTPDWPGMADYKGQLVHPQTWPDDIDLKGKQVVVIGSGATAATLVPNIAGDCAHVTLLQRSPTYFVPGRNANDLADTLRQLEVDETWIHEIVRRKALFDQHDFTRRCLEDTEAATAELLEGVKAFLPPEIVEKHFTPRYRPWRQRIAFVPEGDLFQGIASGKASVVTDEIERFTETGLLLKSGQRLDADIIVTATGFDLCVLGDIAFEVDGAPLDFSRTVTYRGMMFTGLPNLVWVFGYFRASWTLRADMIGDFVCRLLAHMEKKGVRQVEVALRPEDRDMKLGGWIDPEDFNPGYLMRGLHLLPQAGDKPEWRHTQDYWNEKDAFPRIDLDDPAFRYS from the coding sequence ATGAGCGAGGCGGCGACGCTTCCCAAGACCGCGCCAGGCGCGGCGACCCAGCACTTCGACGTCATTATCGTGGGCGCCGGCATATCCGGCGTCGGCGGGGCGTATCATCTGACGACCCAGCGGCCAGGGACGCGTTTCGTTGTCCTGGAGGCCCTGGAGGACTTCGGCGGCACCTGGCTGACGCACACCTATCCGGGCATCCGCTCCGACAGCGACCTCTACACCTTCGGCTACCGCTTCAAGCCCTGGGTCGGCCCGCCGATCGCCACCGCCGCTGAGATCCTCGACTACATGGGCGAGGTGATCGCCGAGAACGATCTCGCCCGCCACATCCGATATCGCCGCCGGATTACGGCGGCCCGCTGGTCCTCGCGGGACAAGCTTTGGACGCTGGACGTCTCCGGACCCGACGGCGTCGAAACCTACACGACCAACTTCCTCTGGATGTGCCAGGGCTACTACCGGCACGGTCTGGGCCATACGCCCGACTGGCCCGGCATGGCCGACTACAAGGGCCAGCTCGTCCACCCCCAGACTTGGCCTGATGATATCGACCTGAAGGGCAAGCAGGTCGTGGTGATCGGCTCGGGCGCCACGGCCGCGACCCTGGTCCCCAACATCGCCGGGGACTGCGCGCACGTGACCCTTCTCCAAAGGTCGCCGACCTATTTCGTGCCCGGCCGCAACGCCAACGATCTGGCCGACACCCTGCGCCAACTGGAGGTCGACGAGACCTGGATCCACGAGATCGTCCGGCGCAAGGCGCTGTTCGACCAGCACGACTTCACCCGCCGCTGCCTGGAGGACACCGAGGCGGCGACCGCCGAGCTGCTCGAGGGCGTGAAGGCCTTCCTGCCCCCGGAAATCGTGGAGAAGCACTTCACGCCGCGCTATCGCCCCTGGCGCCAGCGGATCGCCTTCGTTCCCGAAGGCGACCTCTTCCAGGGCATCGCCTCCGGCAAGGCCTCGGTGGTCACCGACGAGATCGAGCGCTTCACCGAGACCGGACTGCTGCTCAAGTCCGGCCAGCGCCTGGACGCCGACATCATCGTCACGGCCACGGGCTTTGATCTCTGCGTCCTGGGTGACATCGCCTTCGAGGTCGACGGCGCGCCATTGGATTTCTCCAGGACCGTCACCTATCGCGGCATGATGTTCACCGGCCTGCCCAACCTGGTCTGGGTGTTCGGCTATTTCCGGGCCAGCTGGACCCTGAGGGCCGACATGATCGGCGACTTCGTCTGCCGCCTGCTGGCGCACATGGAGAAAAAGGGCGTTCGCCAGGTCGAGGTCGCGCTGCGCCCCGAGGACCGGGACATGAAGCTCGGCGGCTGGATCGATCCGGAGGACTTCAACCCCGGCTACCTGATGCGCGGCCTGCACCTGCTGCCCCAGGCCGGCGACAAGCCCGAATGGCGCCACACCCAGGACTACTGGAACGAGAAGGACGCCTTCCCCCGGATCGACCTGGACGACCCGGCTTTCCGGTATTCGTGA
- a CDS encoding DUF2147 domain-containing protein, protein MRFVKLTLAALAAVLGMAAVSAPAFAADGGDISRSYGVWRNPKNSVHLEIKDCGASTCGVVVWASAKAEADARKSGTDTLVGKQLLRDFEAQSNGSLKGRVWVPTLKVTLVGSADIVDSRTMRAKGCVLGNFLCKSQLWTRLEGPSVLASRAAP, encoded by the coding sequence ATGCGTTTCGTGAAACTCACTCTGGCCGCGCTCGCGGCGGTCCTTGGAATGGCGGCGGTCTCCGCGCCGGCCTTCGCGGCTGATGGCGGCGACATTTCGCGCTCGTACGGCGTGTGGCGCAATCCGAAGAATTCCGTCCACCTGGAAATCAAGGACTGCGGCGCCAGCACCTGCGGCGTCGTGGTGTGGGCCAGCGCCAAGGCCGAGGCTGACGCGCGCAAGTCGGGCACCGACACCCTGGTCGGCAAGCAGCTGCTGCGTGACTTCGAAGCCCAAAGCAATGGCTCGCTGAAGGGCCGCGTGTGGGTCCCGACCCTGAAGGTCACCCTGGTGGGCTCGGCCGACATCGTCGACTCCAGGACCATGCGCGCCAAGGGCTGCGTGCTCGGCAACTTCCTGTGCAAGTCGCAGCTGTGGACCCGTCTCGAGGGTCCGTCGGTGCTGGCCTCGCGCGCCGCGCCCTAA
- a CDS encoding isobutyryl-CoA dehydrogenase produces MRMDFALNEDQVAIQDAARAFAEGQLAPHSAEWDEKKHFPVDVLRQAAELGFAGIYVNENVGGSGLSRLDASIIFEALSYGDVPTAAYLTIHNMASWMIDRFGSDDLRQRYLPRLTTMELIASYCLTEPGSGSDAANMRTTARLDGDHYVLNGGKAFISGGGVSDVYVVMARTGGDGAKGVSAFVVEKGMEGLSFGANERKMGWNAQPTAQVNFDNCRVPVANRIGQEGEGFRFAMMGLDGGRLNIASCSLGGAQFALDTAKAYMETRNQFGKALKDFQALQFKLADMATELEAARLMVRRAAHALDNRHPEATKLCAMAKRFATDAGFQVANDALQLHGGYGYLQDYPLERIVRDLRVHQILEGTNEIMRVIIAREMFRQ; encoded by the coding sequence GTGCGCATGGATTTCGCGCTGAACGAAGATCAAGTCGCGATCCAGGACGCCGCGCGGGCTTTCGCCGAGGGACAGCTTGCCCCGCATTCGGCGGAGTGGGACGAGAAGAAGCATTTCCCCGTCGACGTGCTGCGCCAGGCCGCCGAGCTGGGCTTCGCCGGCATCTATGTGAACGAGAACGTCGGCGGTTCGGGCCTGTCGCGCCTGGACGCCTCGATCATCTTCGAGGCCCTGAGCTATGGCGACGTGCCGACGGCCGCGTACCTGACCATCCACAACATGGCCTCGTGGATGATCGACCGCTTCGGTTCGGACGACCTGCGCCAGCGCTACCTGCCACGCCTGACGACCATGGAGCTGATCGCCAGCTACTGCCTGACCGAGCCGGGCTCGGGCTCGGACGCGGCCAACATGCGCACGACGGCTAGGCTGGACGGCGACCACTACGTCCTGAACGGCGGCAAGGCCTTCATCTCGGGCGGCGGCGTCTCGGACGTCTATGTGGTCATGGCCCGCACGGGCGGCGACGGCGCCAAGGGCGTCTCGGCCTTCGTGGTCGAGAAGGGCATGGAGGGCCTGAGCTTCGGGGCCAACGAGCGCAAGATGGGCTGGAACGCCCAGCCGACCGCCCAGGTCAATTTCGACAACTGCCGCGTGCCGGTCGCCAATCGCATCGGCCAGGAGGGCGAGGGCTTCCGCTTCGCCATGATGGGCCTGGACGGCGGACGGCTGAACATCGCCTCGTGCTCGCTGGGCGGAGCGCAGTTCGCCCTCGACACGGCCAAGGCCTACATGGAGACCCGCAACCAGTTCGGCAAAGCCCTGAAGGACTTCCAGGCCCTGCAGTTCAAGCTGGCCGACATGGCCACCGAACTGGAGGCCGCGCGCCTGATGGTGCGCCGCGCCGCCCATGCGCTGGACAACCGCCATCCCGAGGCGACCAAGCTGTGCGCCATGGCCAAGCGGTTCGCGACCGACGCCGGCTTCCAGGTGGCCAATGACGCCTTGCAGCTGCATGGCGGCTACGGCTACCTCCAGGACTATCCGCTGGAACGCATCGTGCGCGACCTGCGGGTGCACCAGATCCTGGAAGGGACCAACGAAATCATGCGCGTCATCATCGCCCGCGAGATGTTCCGCCAGTGA
- a CDS encoding histidine phosphatase family protein, producing the protein MIYLCRHGQTFHNREGRMQGQTESDLTPLGRAQAAAMGDLLFDLIRRDPPANPPVEWRIVASPLRRARDTAETIGARLGLPVAFEDRLKEISVGDWSNRLRDEVKREAPALQGDPEWAFKSPCGETYEDIMGRVSGWLAEQAPEPERRLIVVSHGIAGWMLRGAYGGLSREQVIALDTPQDAIFRLSNGQIDRLACAPVAEPA; encoded by the coding sequence ATGATCTATCTCTGCCGCCACGGCCAGACCTTCCACAACCGCGAAGGCCGCATGCAGGGCCAGACCGAGTCGGACCTGACCCCGCTGGGCCGCGCCCAGGCGGCGGCGATGGGCGACCTGCTGTTCGACCTGATCCGCCGGGATCCGCCGGCCAACCCTCCTGTCGAATGGCGCATCGTCGCCAGCCCGCTGCGCCGGGCGCGCGACACGGCCGAGACGATCGGCGCGCGCCTGGGCCTGCCGGTCGCGTTCGAGGACCGGTTGAAGGAGATCAGCGTCGGCGACTGGTCGAACCGCCTGCGTGACGAGGTCAAGCGCGAAGCCCCGGCGCTGCAGGGCGACCCGGAGTGGGCGTTCAAGTCGCCCTGCGGCGAGACCTACGAGGACATCATGGGCCGCGTGTCCGGCTGGTTGGCCGAGCAGGCGCCCGAGCCGGAGCGCCGGCTGATCGTGGTCAGCCACGGCATCGCCGGCTGGATGCTGCGCGGCGCCTATGGCGGCCTGTCGCGTGAGCAGGTGATCGCTCTGGACACGCCGCAGGACGCCATCTTCCGTCTCAGCAACGGCCAGATCGATCGCCTGGCCTGTGCGCCTGTCGCCGAGCCGGCTTAG
- a CDS encoding enoyl-CoA hydratase/isomerase family protein, producing the protein MTEDPEVLIRVEKNVGRITLNRPKALHALTLSMCETMIGALLDWQEDPEIYMVLIDHAGERGFCAGGDIRMLAESGAKDGVEARRFFHTEYQLNHLLFTYDTPVVAVMDGVVMGGGVGVSMPAHVRIATERTTFAMPETGIGLFPDVGGGWYLPRLPGKAGLWLALTGARIKGADCMRLGIATHHVEFGAIEGLKKAIIADPRRIDEILKKYRADAGKASLLGFEQDLNRLFVGESVEEIFEFLALDSSDWGKAQLEVLKTKSPQTLKVAFEQLKRGAAMTDFADNMAMEYRIGSRVVRKHDFIEGVRAVIVDKDNAPTWDPATLEGVTDAMLDEIFAPLPPGEEWMPLT; encoded by the coding sequence ATGACCGAAGATCCCGAAGTCCTGATCCGCGTCGAGAAGAACGTCGGCCGGATCACCCTGAACCGCCCCAAGGCCCTGCACGCCCTGACCCTCTCGATGTGCGAGACGATGATCGGCGCGCTGCTGGACTGGCAGGAAGATCCCGAGATCTACATGGTCCTGATCGACCATGCGGGCGAGCGTGGCTTCTGCGCCGGCGGCGACATCCGCATGCTGGCCGAGAGCGGAGCCAAGGACGGGGTCGAGGCGCGCCGCTTCTTCCACACCGAGTACCAGCTGAACCACCTGCTGTTCACCTACGACACTCCGGTGGTGGCGGTGATGGACGGCGTCGTCATGGGCGGCGGCGTCGGCGTCTCGATGCCCGCCCACGTGCGGATCGCCACCGAGCGCACGACCTTCGCCATGCCCGAGACCGGCATCGGCCTCTTTCCCGACGTCGGCGGCGGCTGGTACCTGCCGCGCCTGCCCGGCAAGGCGGGGCTGTGGCTGGCCCTGACCGGCGCGCGGATCAAGGGCGCGGACTGCATGCGGCTGGGCATCGCCACCCACCATGTGGAGTTCGGCGCGATCGAGGGCCTGAAGAAGGCCATCATCGCCGACCCGCGCCGCATCGACGAGATCCTGAAGAAGTACCGCGCCGACGCCGGCAAGGCCTCGCTGCTGGGCTTCGAGCAGGACCTGAACCGTCTGTTCGTCGGGGAGAGCGTCGAGGAAATCTTCGAGTTCCTGGCTCTCGACTCCAGCGACTGGGGCAAGGCCCAGCTAGAGGTGCTGAAAACCAAGTCGCCTCAAACTCTGAAAGTCGCCTTCGAGCAGTTGAAGCGCGGCGCGGCCATGACCGACTTCGCTGACAACATGGCCATGGAATACCGGATCGGCTCGCGGGTTGTGCGCAAGCACGACTTCATCGAGGGCGTCCGGGCCGTGATCGTCGACAAGGACAACGCGCCGACGTGGGATCCGGCGACGCTGGAGGGCGTCACCGACGCGATGCTGGACGAGATTTTCGCGCCGCTTCCGCCGGGCGAAGAATGGATGCCGCTGACGTAG
- a CDS encoding class I SAM-dependent methyltransferase: MRKPLLSLVAVLGLAACATEPMLGPPPPPPSGPVAVSIPANIAASLSDPSRPAADMIRDKDRHPGEVLAFAGVRPGAKVADLIPGGGYFTRILSKAVGPKGRVYAYVPDELTKLAKREPAVNAIARDPAYPNVTVILNTLPNFAAPEKLDLVFTAQNYHDMHDKFMGPADLSVVNRQIFKALKPGGVYLVIDHSAPAGTGLRHTEDLHRIDSAVVKSEVTAAGFIFEGESKVLRDPADARTANVFDPAIRGKTDQFVYKFRKPSSAR, from the coding sequence ATGCGTAAGCCGCTTCTTAGTCTCGTCGCCGTGCTCGGCCTCGCCGCCTGCGCCACCGAGCCGATGTTGGGGCCGCCCCCGCCGCCGCCGTCCGGCCCGGTCGCCGTCAGCATTCCGGCCAATATCGCCGCCTCCCTGAGCGACCCGTCGCGTCCGGCCGCCGACATGATCCGCGACAAGGATCGCCATCCGGGCGAGGTGCTGGCCTTCGCCGGCGTACGTCCGGGCGCGAAGGTGGCCGACCTGATTCCGGGCGGCGGCTATTTCACCCGTATCCTGTCGAAGGCGGTCGGTCCCAAGGGCCGCGTCTACGCCTACGTGCCGGACGAGCTGACCAAGCTGGCCAAGCGCGAGCCGGCGGTGAACGCCATCGCCCGCGACCCGGCCTATCCGAACGTGACGGTGATCCTGAACACGCTGCCGAACTTCGCCGCCCCGGAGAAGCTGGACCTGGTGTTCACCGCTCAAAACTATCACGACATGCACGACAAGTTCATGGGCCCGGCGGACCTGTCGGTCGTGAACCGCCAGATCTTCAAGGCCCTGAAGCCGGGCGGCGTCTATCTGGTCATCGACCACTCGGCTCCGGCCGGGACGGGCCTGCGACATACCGAGGACCTGCACCGCATCGACTCGGCGGTGGTGAAGTCCGAGGTCACGGCCGCGGGCTTCATCTTCGAGGGCGAGAGCAAGGTCCTGCGCGACCCGGCGGACGCCCGCACCGCCAACGTCTTCGACCCCGCGATCCGGGGGAAGACCGACCAGTTCGTCTACAAGTTCCGCAAGCCGTCGTCGGCGCGCTGA
- the mmsB gene encoding 3-hydroxyisobutyrate dehydrogenase: protein MTGNAREFNDKSRAHEARFAFAGSSTMTRIAFIGLGNMGGGMVANQAKAQHQVRAFDLSAAAVARAVAAGCHAAASVAEAVADAEVVITMLPAGPHVRSVYGEQVFKHAPKSALLIDCSTIDVESARDVAKQAAEAGFRFADAPVSGGVMAAEAGTLAFMVGCDEADFAAVEAALAPMSRVTIHAGDHGAGQAAKICNNMLLGVSMLGTCEAFALAEKLGLAAERFFEIASKSSGQCWSVTSYCPVPGVGPQTPADRGYEGGFATAMMLKDLKLAQDAAAKAGAGTPMGAQAEALYALFAANGFGGKDFSAVIQLLRGKLAELA, encoded by the coding sequence CTGACCGGAAACGCCAGAGAATTCAACGATAAGAGCCGCGCCCATGAGGCGCGGTTCGCATTTGCAGGGAGCTCCACAATGACGCGCATCGCCTTTATCGGCCTGGGCAACATGGGCGGCGGCATGGTCGCCAACCAGGCCAAGGCCCAGCATCAGGTTCGCGCCTTCGACCTGTCGGCGGCGGCGGTCGCGCGCGCGGTGGCGGCCGGCTGCCACGCGGCGGCGTCGGTGGCCGAGGCCGTGGCCGACGCCGAGGTGGTGATCACCATGCTGCCGGCCGGCCCGCACGTCCGTTCGGTCTATGGCGAGCAGGTCTTCAAGCATGCGCCCAAGTCGGCCCTGCTGATCGACTGTTCGACGATCGACGTGGAGAGCGCCCGCGACGTGGCCAAGCAGGCGGCCGAGGCCGGCTTCCGATTCGCCGACGCGCCGGTGTCGGGCGGGGTCATGGCCGCCGAGGCCGGAACCCTGGCCTTCATGGTCGGTTGCGACGAGGCCGACTTCGCCGCCGTCGAGGCGGCGCTGGCCCCGATGTCGCGGGTGACGATCCACGCCGGCGACCATGGGGCGGGGCAGGCGGCCAAGATCTGCAACAACATGCTGCTGGGCGTCTCGATGCTGGGGACCTGCGAGGCCTTCGCCCTGGCCGAGAAGCTGGGCCTGGCGGCCGAACGCTTCTTCGAGATCGCCAGCAAGTCGTCGGGCCAGTGCTGGTCGGTGACCTCGTACTGTCCGGTCCCGGGCGTCGGTCCCCAGACGCCGGCCGATCGCGGCTACGAGGGCGGGTTCGCCACGGCGATGATGCTGAAGGACCTGAAGCTGGCCCAGGACGCGGCCGCCAAGGCGGGCGCCGGCACGCCGATGGGCGCCCAGGCCGAGGCGCTGTACGCCCTGTTCGCCGCTAACGGCTTCGGCGGCAAGGACTTCTCGGCGGTGATCCAGTTACTTCGCGGCAAGCTGGCGGAACTGGCCTGA